In the genome of Apodemus sylvaticus chromosome 2, mApoSyl1.1, whole genome shotgun sequence, one region contains:
- the LOC127677541 gene encoding vomeronasal type-1 receptor 45-like, whose translation MMNKNSRLHTNSNIRITFYLEIGIGISGNSFLLLFHTLKFINGHRPRLTDLPIGFLSLIHLLTLLVVVFITTDSFILRTGWDDIICKFLLYLYRVLRGLSLCNTSVLSVLQAIILSPRSSCLAKLKHRSPYHISCSIMFLGVLHMLISSHLLVSIVATTNLTRNDCIYVTESCCILHLSYFMQSMFSTLIAIREVFLISLMALSTCYMVALLCRHKKQAQNLQGTCHSLKTSPEQRATQTILMLMSFFVLMCIFDSIVSSPTTMFLNDPTSYSIQIFVVHIYATVSPFVFMSSEKQIVNFLRSMCERNINV comes from the coding sequence ATTGGCATTGGGATCTCAGGCAAcagtttccttcttcttttccataCCCTCAAGTTCATTAATGGGCACAGGCCCCGACTCACTGATCTGCCCATTGGTTTCCTGTCCCTAATCCACCTATTGACACTACTTGTTGTGGTATTCATAACGACTGACAGTTTTATTTTGAGGACTGGGTGGGATGATATCATATGTAAATTTCTTCTCTACCTGTACAGAGTTTTGAGGGGTCTCTCCCTTTGTAACACCAGCGTGTTGAGTGTCCTCCAGGCCATCATCCTCAGTCCCAGAAGCTCCTGTTTAGCAAAGTTGAAGCACAGATCTCCCTATCATAtctcatgctccattatgttcctgGGTGTCCTTCATATGTTAATTAGCAGTCACCTCTTGGTATCCATCGTCGCCACCACAAATTTGACCAGGAATGACTGTATTTATGTTACTGAGTCCTGCTGTATTTTACACTTGAGTTACTTCATGCAGAGCATGTTTTCTACACTGATAGCCATCAGGGAAGTCTTTCTTATTAGTCTCATGGCCCTCTCGACTTGCTACATGGTGGCTCTTTTGTGCAGGCACAAGAAACAGGCCCAGAATCTACAAGGTACCTGCCATTCCCTTAAAACATCTCCAGAGCAAAGGGCCACCCAGACCATCCTGATGCTCATGAGCTTTTTTGTGCTGATGTGCATATTCGACAGCATTGTGTCCAGCCCAACAACTATGTTCCTGAATGATCCAACATCTTACTCTATTCAAatctttgtggtgcacatctatGCCACAGTCAGCCCTTTTGTGTTTATGAGCAGTGAAAAGCAAATAGTGAACTTTTTGAGGTCCATGTGTGAAAGGAATATAAatgtttga